A single Phragmites australis chromosome 4, lpPhrAust1.1, whole genome shotgun sequence DNA region contains:
- the LOC133916150 gene encoding nardilysin-like isoform X3, translating to MDREILAVDSEFNQVLQSDSCRLYQLQSHTCSQGHPLKRFTWGNKKSLADAVGCGINIREEILQMYMRHYHGGAMKLVIIGGEPLDTLESWTMELFSKVKVGPLLDMSPKTDMPFWKSGKLYKLEAVRDIHSLCLSWTLPCLHKEYMKKPEDYLAHLLGHEGKGSLLYFLKAKGWVSSLSAGVGSGGSQRSSYAYIFEMSIHLTDSGLENVFEVIGAVYQYIKLLKQSEPQEWIFKELQDIGYMEFRFAEEQPPDDYVVDLAENMLFYSEKHVICGEYIYEDWDLELVKHALSFFNPDNMRVDILSKSFDKQSQAIQCEPWFGAQYIEEDIPSSLIESWRNPVQIDANLHSPRKNEFIPGDFTLRNANAPRSSSDDNPRCIVDEPFIKLWYMMDVTFNVPRANTYFFISVKDGCSSLENSILTDLFINLLKDELNEVLYQAYVAKLETSLSAVGSKLELKLYGYNDKLPILLSNILSASQSFSPKTDRFEVIKEDLERVYKNTNMNPMSHSTYLRLQVLREIFWDVDEKLEVLMKLTFSDLVAFVPKLLSQLHIEGLCHGNLSEEEAMNISKIFRNTLSAQTLLEEARHGERFICIPNGANFVRSVRVKNDLEENSVVEVYFPIEQDVGKEATRLRAITDLFSSIIEEPCFDQLRTKEQLGYTVDSSPRMTYRMLAYCFRVMSSKYSPVYLQSRIDNFINGLSALLDGLDEETFEHHRSGLMADKLEKDPSLSYQTGDYWSQIVDKRYMFDMSKLEAEELKTVRKDDVIAWYNTYIRSSSPKHRRLAVHVYGCNSDITEAAKLREQSWTIIDDVKSLKVSSQFYSSLC from the exons AGTTTAACCAAGTTCTGCAAAGCGATAGTTGCCGTCTTTACCAACTTCAGTCCCATACTTGTTCTCAGGGGCACCCTTTGAAAAGATTTACCTGGG GAAACAAGAAAAGCTTAGCTGATGCAGTGGGATGTGGAATCAATATAAGGGAAGAGATTTTACAGATGTACATGAGACACTACCATGGAGGGGCAATGAAACTGGTTATAATTGGAGGAG AACCCCTTGACACTCTAGAAAGCTGGACCATGGAGCTATTTAGCAAGGTTAAAGTTGGTCCTCTGTTGGACATGAGTCCAAAGACTGACATGCCATTTTGGAAATCAGGGAAGCTTTACAAGTTAGAGGCTGTTAGAGATATTCACAGCCTTTGCTTGTCATGGACACTTCCTTGCTTGCACAAggaatacatgaagaaaccagaAGATTACTTGGCACATCTCCTTGGTCATG AGGGCAAGGGAAGTTTACTTTATTTCCTGAAAGCTAAAGGTTGGGTGAGCTCACTGAGTGCTGGTGTTGGCAGTGGAGGCTCACAACGGTCCTCATATGCCTATATCTTTGAAATGTCTATCCACCTTACTGATTCAGGACTGGAAAAT GTATTTGAGGTCATTGGTGCTGTATACCAATACATAAAGTTACTTAAGCAGTCTGAGCCACAAGAATGGATATTTAAGGAACTTCAGGACATTGGATACATGGAGTTCAGATTTGCAGAAGAGCAACCTCCAGATGATTATGTGGTTGATCTTGCAG aaaatatgCTATTTTATTCTGAGAAGCACGTCATATGTGGAGAGTATATTTATGAGGACTGGGATCTGGAATTGGTCAAGCATGCTTTGAGCTTCTTCAATCCAGATAACATGAGAGTTGACATACTCAGTAAATCATTTGATAAGCAGTCCCAAG CTATTCAATGTGAGCCATGGTTTGGTGCACAGTACATTGAGGAAGACATCCCATCATCTTTGATTGAAAGTTGGAGAAATCCTGTACAAATAGATGCTAATTTACATTCACCTAGGAAGAACGAATTTATCCCAGGGGATTTCACTCTGCGAAATGCCAACGCTCCTAGATCCTCAAGCGATGATAATCCTCGTTGCATTGTGGATGAGCCATTCATAAAACTCTGGTACATGATGGACGTGACATTTAATGTCCCTCGTGCCaacacttatttttttatttctgtcAAGGATGGCTGTAGCAGCCTTGAGAACTCCATCCTGACAGATCTCTTCATAAACCTTCTCAAAGATGAGCTTAATGAGGTCCTTTATCAG GCTTATGTGGCTAAACTGGAAACTTCATTATCTGCTGTTGGTAGCAAACTTGAGTTAAAGCTTTATGGTTACAATGATAAGCTTCCCATCCTGCTGTCAAACATCTTGTCTGCTTCTCAATCCTTTTCTCCAAAGACTGATAGGTTTGAG GTCATCAAGGAGGACTTGGAAAGGGTGTACAAGAACACTAATATGAATCCTATGAGCCACTCTACCTACTTGAGGCTACAAGTCTTGCGTGAAATATTCTGGGATGTCGATGAAAAGTTAGAAGTTCTTATGAAGTTGACATTTTCTGACCTGGTAGCGTTTGTACCCAAGCTTCTTTCTCAG TTGCACATTGAGGGACTCTGTCATGGCAACCTGTCGGAAGAGGAGGCAATGAATATATCAAAAATATTCCGCAATACTTTGTCAGCTCAGACACTGTTAGAGGAGGCAAGGCATGGGGAAAGATTTATTTGCATCCCTAATGGTGCAAACTTTGTTAGAAGTGTGCGTGTGAAGAATGATCTTGAAGAGAATTCTGTTGTTGAG GTTTATTTCCCAATTGAGCAAGATGTTGGAAAGGAGGCAACAAGGCTCAGAGCTATTACCGATCTTTTCAGCAGCATTATTGAAGAACCTTGCTTTGACCAGCTGAG AACGAAGGAGCAACTTGGTTATACGGTGGACTCTAGTCCTCGGATGACTTACCGGATGCTGGCCTATTGTTTTCGAGTTATGTCATCCAAATATAGCCCTGTTTACCTGCAAAGTCGGATTGATAACTTTATCAATGGTCTATCTGCTCTGCTG GACGGGCTCGATGAAGAGACTTTTGAACACCACAGAAGTGGTTTAATGGCTGATAAACTGGAAAAGGATCCTTCCCTTAGCTACCAAACTGGTGATTATTGGTCTCAGATTGTTGATAAAAG GTACATGTTTGACATGTCAAAACTGGAAGCTGAAGAGCTTAAGACAGTTCGGAAGGATGATGTTATCGCTTGGTACAATACATACATAAGATCATCATCTCCAAAGCATAGACGGCTAGCAGTCCATGTATATGGTTGCAACTCGGATATTACTGAGGCTGCCAAACTGCGGGAGCAGTCATGGACTATAATCGATGATGTCAAATCCTTGAAGGTTTCGTCTCAATTTTATTCAAGCCTCTGCTGA